A window of Sphingobacterium kitahiroshimense genomic DNA:
AAATGCGTATGTAGTTCATCAAAGCAGAATTTTACAAAATATTTCATTGTTAGTAGAAGAAAAGTACTTGAAGTTTTTGGAGAAGTATCCCAATTTAGAAAGCCGAATTTCTCAACGACACATCGCTTCTTATTTGGGCGTATCTCCTGAGTTTCTGAGTAGGATGAAAAAAGCAAAAATTTTAAAGAAAAAAAAGTAAAAGAATATATTAATTAATAAATGAATCATGAATTTTTATGAACTCCTTGTTAATCTTAAAATCAATCAACTTATGAGCACAACAGAAAATTTAATTCCCAGTACTAATTATCAAGAACGTTTTAAAGACTTCGAATATCCAAGTCCAGAACTATTGAATCCAGGAAATCACAGCTTGATCCTTATCGATCACGAAGGTCAAATGATTTTTCCAGTTGAATCCATTCCTAAATTGGAGCTAAGAAACAATGTAGCTATATTGGCTTATTATTCTAAAGTTTATGAAATCCCCACTATCCTTTCTACAATTGCTGAAAAAGGTTTTGCCGGACCAATCTTGACAGAAATTAGGCAATATTACCCAGATGCACCAGTTTATGATAGAATAAGCATGAACCTTTGGGAAGATACCAATGCGCGTGAAGCTGTAATTGCAACAGATAAAAAACGTTTGGTGATGGCCGGCTTATGGACAGACGTTTGTTTAGGCTTCACTGTTTTATCTGCG
This region includes:
- a CDS encoding hydrolase, with protein sequence MSTTENLIPSTNYQERFKDFEYPSPELLNPGNHSLILIDHEGQMIFPVESIPKLELRNNVAILAYYSKVYEIPTILSTIAEKGFAGPILTEIRQYYPDAPVYDRISMNLWEDTNAREAVIATDKKRLVMAGLWTDVCLGFTVLSALKAGYEVYIITDASGATSVEAHQIAIQRMVQAGAIPMTTSTYISEILRDYGRADNATPDIGALLHDGLVKYMNFGIGIDYADHMVPAYPTYKGFNK